A stretch of Strix aluco isolate bStrAlu1 chromosome 16, bStrAlu1.hap1, whole genome shotgun sequence DNA encodes these proteins:
- the FTH1 gene encoding ferritin heavy chain codes for MAAPPSQVRQNYHQDCEAAINRQINLELYASYVYLSMSYYFDRDDVALKNFAKYFLHQSHEEREHAEKLMKLQNQRGGRIFLQDIKKPDRDDWENGLTAMECALHLEKNVNQSLLELHKLATEKNDPHLCDFIETHYLDEQVKSIKELGDHVTNLRKMGAPKYGMAEYLFDKHTLGDSDNES; via the exons ATGGCAGCGCCCCCTTCCCAGGTGCGCCAGAACTACCACCAGGACTGCGAAGCCGCCATCAACCGCCAGATCAACCTGGAGCTCTACGCCTCCTACGTGTACCTCAGCATG tCCTACTATTTTGACCGGGATGACGTGGCTCTGAAAAACTTTGCCAAGTATTTCCTGCATCAGTCCCATGAGGAACGTGAGCATGCTGAGAAACTGATGAAACTACAGAATCAGAGAGGTGGACGCATCTTCTTGCAGGACATCAAG AAGCCAGATCGTGATGACTGGGAGAATGGCCTGACTGCAATGGAGTGTGCCCTCCACCTGGAGAAGAATGTGAACCAGTCACTGTTAGAACTGCACAAATTGGCAACTGAGAAGAATGACCCACAC TTGTGTGACTTCATTGAGACTCACTACCTGGATGAACAGGTGAAGTCCATCAAAGAGCTGGGTGACCATGTGACCAACCTGCGGAAGATGGGGGCACCAAAATATGGCATGGCAGAGTACCTCTTTGACAAGCACACCCTAGGGGACAGTGACAATGAGAGCTGA
- the BEST1 gene encoding bestrophin-1: MTVTYTNRVADARLGTFSQLLLQWKGSIYKLLYSEFLIFISLYFTISLVYRLILSESQRLMFEKLALYCNSYAELIPVSFVLGFYVALVVSRWWAQYESIPWPDRIMNLVSCNVDGEDEYGRLLRRTLMRYSNLCSVLILRSVSTAVYKRFPSMEHVVRAGLMTPEEHKKFESLNSPHNKFWIPCVWFSNLAVKARNEGRIRDSVLLQGILNELNTLRSQCGRLYGYDWISIPLVYTQVVTVAVYSFFLACLIGRQFLDPEKAYPGHELDLFVPVFTFLQFFFYAGWLKVAEQLINPFGEDDDDFETNWLIDRNLQVSLMAVDEMHQDLPILEKDLYWNEPDPQPPYTAATAEYKRPSFLGSTFDISMQKEEMEFQPLEQIKENEEANHSTPLLGHLGRLLGVQSPNFSRSSSRMNLLRRRGDPTSPFSHYTYQDMGKSGSPCSINQPRGDSSSQEQWDNEDGKLREFDAFMSTPFYERPGFYSAPQTPISSIPMIFPSRRQGRKKPPALSSIAACSTSLRDVIVNSSPSKVSDTYKSQSSLGSGAKETFIWPTDRGKGPDALITVEEKSNSNGKSREAVTTGSPGTQSAASDSPKFPFLAEYPDHEIQGSFKSLKSFKASHPPWLTLENTASATPNSEHSSAFHTPSNRTPGGSASLCFSFTPVTSPVLERSHPGNVGLDTHSLSLEDAASAPDQHPAEVSRNTRDNGNGSTATPPTKETRRAESPSPNDSGISLAEGDYVGLMEVITESSESTCEEQIDQYS; the protein is encoded by the exons ATGACAGTGACATACACCAACCGTGTGGCTGATGCCCGCCTAGGCACCTTCTCACAGCTCCTGCTCCAATGGAAAGGAAGTATCTACAAACTTCTCTACTCTGAGTTCCTGATTTTCATCTCTCTCTACTTCACCATCAGTCTTGTCTACAG GCTGATCCTGAGCGAGAGCCAAAGGCTGATGTTTGAGAAGCTGGCGCTCTACTGCAACAGCTATGCTGAGCTAATCCCCGTGTCCTTTGTGCTGG GTTTCTACGTGGCTCTGGTGGTGTCTCGCTGGTGGGCTCAGTACGAGAGCATCCCGTGGCCTGACCGGATCATGAACTTGGTCTCCTGCAATGTGGATGGGGAGGACGAGTATGGGCGGCTCCTGCGTCGCACCCTCATGCGCTACAGCAACCTGTGCAGCGTGCTGATCCTGCGCTCGGTCAGCACTGCTGTCTACAAGCGCTTCCCCAGCATGGAGCACGTCGTGAGGGCAG GCCTCATGACACCAGAAGAGCACAAGAAGTTTGAGAGCTTGAATTCCCCCCACAACAAGTTTTGGATCCCATGCGTGTGGTTCTCCAATCTGGCTGTGAAGGCAAGGAACGAGGGGAGGATCCGGGACAGCGTGCTGCTCCAAGGCATCCTGAAT GAGCTCAACACCTTGCGCAGCCAGTGCGGGCGACTCTACGGGTATGACTGGATCAGCATCCCCCTGGTCTACACTCAG GTGGTGACCGTGGCTGTTTACAGCTTCTTCCTGGCCTGTCTGATCGGGCGGCAGTTCCTGGATCCAGAAAAAGCATATCCTGGCCATGAGCTAGATCTCTTCGTGCCTGTCTTTACATTTTTACAGTTCTTCTTCTACGCTGGCTGGTTAAAG GTGGCCGAGCAACTCATCAACCCTTTTGGGGAGGACGATGACGACTTTGAAACCAACTGGCTCATCGACAGGAACCTGCAG GTCTCTCTTATGGCAGTGGATGAGATGCATCAGGATTTACCCATTCTGGAGAAGGACCTTTACTGGAACGAGCCTGACCCCCAGCCGCCCTACACTGCGGCCACCGCCGAGTACAAGCGCCCATCATTCCTTGGCTCGACTTTTGATATCAG CATGCAGAAAGAAGAGATGGAGTTCCAGCCCCTGGAGCAAATTAAAGAGAACGAGGAGGCCAACCACTCCACACCATTACTGGGTCACCTAGGCCGCCTCCTCGGCGTCCAGTCACCAAACTTTTCCAGGTCCTCTTCCCGGATGAACCTGCTGCGCAGGCGAGGAGATCCCACATCCCCCTTCTCCCATTACACGTACCAAGACATGGGCAAGTCTGGAAGCCCTTGCAGCATCAACCAGCCAAGGGGAGACTCCAGCTCACAGGAGCAGTGGGACAATGAAGATGGAAAACTAAGGGAGTTTGATGCCTTCATGTCAACCCCATTTTACGAGAGACCTGGTTTCTACAGTGCTCCACAGACACCCATCAGCTCTATCCCCATGATTTTCCCTTCCAGACGCCAAGGCCGCAAGAAGCCTCCTGCGCTCTCCAGCATTGCTGCATGCTCCACTTCTCTTCGGGATGTCATTGTCAACTCCTCACCTTCCAAAGTCAGCGATACATATAAGAGCCAGAGTTCCCTTGGCTCAGGTgcaaaggaaacatttatttggCCAACAGATCGGGGCAAAGGTCCTGACGCACTCATAACTGTAGAAGAAAAGAGCAACTCTAATGGTAAAAGCAGAGAAGCTGTCACCACAGGAAGTCCGGGAACTCAGTCAGCAGCATCAGACAGCCCTAAATTCCCCTTCTTAGCAGAATACCCAGACCACGAGATACAGGGTAGCTTCAAGAGTCTTAAGAGCTTCAAAGCTTCCCACCCACCCTGGCTAACCCTGGAGAACACGGCATCAGCCACTCCCAATTCCGAGCATTCAAGTGCCTTTCACACCCCCAGTAACAGAACCCCCGGAGGTAGTGcctccctctgcttctccttcactCCTGTAACATCTCCAGTGCTGGAGAGATCCCACCCGGGGAACGTTGGCCTGGACACTCACAGCCTAAGTTTAGAAGATGCAGCCAGCGCTCCAGACCAGCACCCAGCAGAGGTTTCCAGGAACACAAGAGATAATGGAAACGGAAGCACTGCTACTCCCCCTACGAAAGAGACAAGAAGAGCAGAGAGTCCATCCCCCAATGACTCCGGCATCTCTCTAGCTGAAGGTGACTACGTGGGGCTGATGGAGGTGATCACGGAGAGCAGCGAAAGCACGTGTGAAGAGCAGATAGATCAGTACAGCTAG